The Rhododendron vialii isolate Sample 1 chromosome 5a, ASM3025357v1 genome contains a region encoding:
- the LOC131327985 gene encoding serine carboxypeptidase-like 13 isoform X1 has protein sequence MAQAEAATNSFSFSRSWIKWVHIHLLLLVVISAQSALGGQIVKYLPGYDGELPFKLETGYISVDDSELFYYFIESEGNPQEDPLLLWLTGGPGCTALSGLLYEVGPMEYDISNYTGGLPKLKYYPHARTKTASMIFLDAPVGTGFSYSRTLEGWPSSDTKSTEQSYKFLRKWLVEHPQFLSVHLFIGGDSQAGMIVPLITKKIIDGNKDKAEPYMNIKGYLVGCPMTDVFIDFNSYVQYAHAMALISDEIYENAKRSCKENYMDVDPANSACLAALGDIQKCIKDLNKKHILKPNCDVSSSDPNRRSLEDGASEFLLQPSTVPNPWCTTFGLTHNNIWANDDSVQEALHVRKGTVRQWERCNNSLSYSPNVFSVVSVHKELSRSALDVLVESGDHDMSVPYVGTLKWIKSLDLSLVDDWRPWYVDHQVAGYTIKYSEDGYRLTFATVKGAGHPAPEYCRRECYHLFDKWVNRHSV, from the exons ATGGCGCAAGCAGAAGCAGCAACAAACTCATTCAGCTTTAGTAGAAGTTGGATCAAATGGGTGCATATCCATTTGCTGCTTCTAGTGGTGATTTCAGCTCAATCAGCTCTTGGTGGCCAGATTGTCAAGTACTTACCTGGGTATGACGGTGAACTTCCTTTCAAGCTCGAGACAGG ATACATCAGTGTGGATGACTCAGAGTTATTCTATTATTTCATTGAGTCAGAAGGGAACCCTCAAGAGGACCCTCTTTTACTTTGGCTCACTGGTGGTCCTGGCTGTACAGCTTTGAGCGGACTCCTTTATGAAGTTG GTCCGATGGAGTATGACATTTCTAACTACACTGGAGGGTTaccaaaattgaaatattatccACACGCACGGACAAAG ACTGCTAGCATGATATTTCTTGATGCACCAGTGGGAACAGGTTTTTCCTATTCCAGAACCCTGGAAGGTTGGCCTTCATCGGACACAAAATCCACTGAACAATCCTACAAGTTCCTCAGGAAG TGGTTGGTCGAACACCCTCAATTTCTCTCTGTCCACCTATTTATCGGTGGTGATTCTCAAGCAGGCATGATTGTTCCGTTGATCACTAAAAAGATAATTGACG GAAACAAAGACAAAGCCGAGCCGTATATGAATATCAAG GGGTACTTGGTCGGGTGCCCGATGACTGATGTGTTTATAGATTTCAACTCATATGTACAGTATGCTCATGCGATGGCACTCATATCAGACGAGATCTATGAG AATGCGAAAAGAAGTTGCAAAGAGAACTATATGGATGTAGACCCAGCAAACTCTGCATGTTTAGCAGCTCTTGGCGATATACAGAAG TGCATAAAAGATCTGAATAAGAAACATATCCTGAAACCAAATTGTGATGTATCATCCTCGGATCCAAACCGAAGATCTCTTGAAGACGGTGCTTCAGAGTTCCTACTCCAGCCATCAACGGTTCCCAATCCGTGGTGCACT ACGTTCGGGCTTACACACAATAACATATGGGCGAACGATGATAGTGTTCAAGAAGCATTACATGTTCGAAAG GGAACCGTACGGCAGTGGGAGAGATGCAACAACAGTTTGTCATACAGCCCCAATGTCTTCAGTGTTGTTTCTGTTCATAAAGAACTCAGCAGATCAGCCTTGGACGTGCTTGTAGAGAG TGGTGATCATGACATGAGCGTTCCGTATGTGGGTACGCTAAAATGGATTAAATCTCTTGATTTGTCCCTCGTCGACGATTGGAGGCCATGGTATGTTGATCACCAAGTCGCGGG ATATACGATCAAGTATTCAGAGGATGGATATCGTTTGA
- the LOC131327985 gene encoding serine carboxypeptidase-like 18 isoform X2 — translation MTVNFLSSSRQGPMEYDISNYTGGLPKLKYYPHARTKTASMIFLDAPVGTGFSYSRTLEGWPSSDTKSTEQSYKFLRKWLVEHPQFLSVHLFIGGDSQAGMIVPLITKKIIDGNKDKAEPYMNIKGYLVGCPMTDVFIDFNSYVQYAHAMALISDEIYENAKRSCKENYMDVDPANSACLAALGDIQKCIKDLNKKHILKPNCDVSSSDPNRRSLEDGASEFLLQPSTVPNPWCTTFGLTHNNIWANDDSVQEALHVRKGTVRQWERCNNSLSYSPNVFSVVSVHKELSRSALDVLVESGDHDMSVPYVGTLKWIKSLDLSLVDDWRPWYVDHQVAGYTIKYSEDGYRLTFATVKGAGHPAPEYCRRECYHLFDKWVNRHSV, via the exons ATGACGGTGAACTTCCTTTCAAGCTCGAGACAGG GTCCGATGGAGTATGACATTTCTAACTACACTGGAGGGTTaccaaaattgaaatattatccACACGCACGGACAAAG ACTGCTAGCATGATATTTCTTGATGCACCAGTGGGAACAGGTTTTTCCTATTCCAGAACCCTGGAAGGTTGGCCTTCATCGGACACAAAATCCACTGAACAATCCTACAAGTTCCTCAGGAAG TGGTTGGTCGAACACCCTCAATTTCTCTCTGTCCACCTATTTATCGGTGGTGATTCTCAAGCAGGCATGATTGTTCCGTTGATCACTAAAAAGATAATTGACG GAAACAAAGACAAAGCCGAGCCGTATATGAATATCAAG GGGTACTTGGTCGGGTGCCCGATGACTGATGTGTTTATAGATTTCAACTCATATGTACAGTATGCTCATGCGATGGCACTCATATCAGACGAGATCTATGAG AATGCGAAAAGAAGTTGCAAAGAGAACTATATGGATGTAGACCCAGCAAACTCTGCATGTTTAGCAGCTCTTGGCGATATACAGAAG TGCATAAAAGATCTGAATAAGAAACATATCCTGAAACCAAATTGTGATGTATCATCCTCGGATCCAAACCGAAGATCTCTTGAAGACGGTGCTTCAGAGTTCCTACTCCAGCCATCAACGGTTCCCAATCCGTGGTGCACT ACGTTCGGGCTTACACACAATAACATATGGGCGAACGATGATAGTGTTCAAGAAGCATTACATGTTCGAAAG GGAACCGTACGGCAGTGGGAGAGATGCAACAACAGTTTGTCATACAGCCCCAATGTCTTCAGTGTTGTTTCTGTTCATAAAGAACTCAGCAGATCAGCCTTGGACGTGCTTGTAGAGAG TGGTGATCATGACATGAGCGTTCCGTATGTGGGTACGCTAAAATGGATTAAATCTCTTGATTTGTCCCTCGTCGACGATTGGAGGCCATGGTATGTTGATCACCAAGTCGCGGG ATATACGATCAAGTATTCAGAGGATGGATATCGTTTGA
- the LOC131327986 gene encoding uncharacterized protein LOC131327986 yields the protein MALRAATLKSAGEKMMSAFGPIRWAHAIAAQPPPLDSSMGHAAVTAPFVLPELDRDSVDNNGNVKYGFPSFSFRGGGSMELMAVPKKKVSPHKRGIRNGPKALKPVPVIIRCKSCGRVKLPHFYCCSGDRGNTGEPNSTSS from the exons ATGGCTCTGAGGGCGGCGACTCTAAAAAGCGCCGGTGAGAAAATGATGTCCGCATTCGGACCCATACGGTGGGCCCACGCCATCGCTGCCCAACCTCCGCCGCTCGACAGTTCGATGGGTCACGCCGCCGTCACCGCACCGTTTGTTTTGCCGGAACTCGATCGGGACTCCGTTGACAACAACGGCAACGTGAAGTACGGGTTCCCCAGTTTCTCTTTTCGCGGCGGTGGGTCGATGGAGCTCATGGCCGTCCCCAAAAAGAAG GTTTCTCCACACAAGAGAGGCATTAGGAATGGACCAAAGGCTTTGAAACCCGTTCCTGTCATCATCCGCTGCAA GAGTTGTGGCCGAGTCAAGCTTCCACACTTCTATTGTTGCAGTGGAGATCGAGGAAATACCGGTGAACCAAATAGTACATCCAGTTGA
- the LOC131327988 gene encoding uncharacterized protein LOC131327988: MLKELATHVSNFALGELFKQYELATSSILGPCRGHFSKTMGLPCAHMMTNKKGESLLLSDRHPQWIIDIRSFTNVDGGVNGNGREIERLLKNFQDKYKCMPLVEREDSLKQVAQLIDSPIPLTLEPSIQPHKGRPSGSKKRKGDGSTTRDPSTFKIAEKTRKCSVCHHIGHNSQTCPHKDENTRRSPHFVLANQHVNLNMLETQFECEINTSLEL, translated from the exons ATGTTGAAGGAACTTGCTACTCATGTTTCCAACTTTGCGCTTGGAGAGCTTTTTAAACAATATGAGTTGGCGACATCTTCTATATTGGGTCCTTGTAGAGGTCATTTTTCAAAGACCATGGGTCTACCGTGTGCACACATGATGACTAACAAGAAAGGTGAAAGCTTGCTACTTAGCGATAGACATCCGCAATGGATAATTGATATAAGGTCATTCACCAATGTGGATGGTGGGGTGAATGGAAATGGACGCGAAATTGAACGTCTTCTCAAGAATTTTCAAGATAAATACAAATGCATGCCTCTTGTTGAAAGGGAAGATAGCCTCAAGCAAGTTGCTCAACTTATTGATTCTCCAATTCCATTGACTCTTGAACCGAGCATTCAACCTCACAAAGGACGACCATCGGGttccaagaaaagaaagggagatgGCTCTACCACCCGTGATCCTTCAACTTTCAAGATTGCAGAAAAAACCCGAAAATGTAGTGTTTGCCACCACATTGGACATAATAGTCAGACTTGCCCACACAAGGATGAAAACACTAGGAGGAGTCCTCATTTTGTCCTGGCTAATCAACATGTCAACCTAAATATGCTAGAAACACAAT TTGAATGTGAGATCAATACCTCACTGGAACTATAG
- the LOC131327989 gene encoding uncharacterized protein LOC131327989, whose protein sequence is MTNQLENLVESIKSKVRSLKKKTTPNSKKKPYVKMDKSASVKVEIRSRKARKLIDKTLQVADRPGKRTIS, encoded by the coding sequence ATGACGAATCAGTTGGAGAACTTGGTGGAGTCGATCAAGTCGAAGGTCCGATCCCTGAAGAAGAAGACGACTCCGAATTCCAAGAAGAAGCCGTACGTGAAGATGGACAAGAGCGCCAGCGTCAAGGTCGAGATTCGCAGCCGAAAGGCTCGAAAGCTCATCGACAAGACCCTCCAGGTCGCCGATCGCCCCGGCAAGCGCACCATTTCCTGA